The proteins below come from a single Zea mays cultivar B73 chromosome 8, Zm-B73-REFERENCE-NAM-5.0, whole genome shotgun sequence genomic window:
- the LOC100284907 gene encoding uncharacterized LOC100284907 — protein MEARPGAWRLQQRGPGAPVAGLPIGFRFRPTDEELLLHYLRRKALACPLPAGVIPDADLARLDPSDLLLPAAAPPAGGAADDASGEHFFFHRPATRCWRRGGGAARAAGAGVWRPSGKETVVVSPRCKRPVGTKRTLVFCPRRRGGGGARTDWVMHEYRLLPAGLHLHGCAANAPPPTNVSSHGGGAAAADWVVCRIFRRARPAHRARLGDAQEEEEEHAAVESASSTSSCVTDASGTIGQDDDGDEGISGSCSVASSN, from the exons atggaGGCCCGGCCCGGCGCGTGGCGCCTGCAGCAGCGGGGCCCCGGCGCGCCCGTCGCGGGCCTGCCCATCGGCTTCCGCTTCCGCCCCACCGACGAGGAGCTGCTGCTGCACTACCTCCGCCGCAAGGCGCTGGCCTGCCCGCTCCCGGCGGGCGTCATCCCGGACGCCGACCTCGCGCGCCTCGACCCGTCGGACCTCCTCCTCCCCGCCGCCGCACCAC CTGCGGGGGGAGCCGCCGACGACGCCAGCGGGGAGCACTTCTTCTTCCACCgcccggcgacgcggtgctggcgcAGGGGAggcggcgcggccagggcggccgGCGCCGGCGTCTGGAGGCCGTCCGGGAAGGAGACCGTCGTCGTGTCGCCGCGCTGCAAGCGCCCCGTCGGCACCAAGCGGACGCTCGTCTTCTGCCCGCGCCgccgtggcggcggcggcgcccgcacCGACTGGGTCATGCACGAGTACCGCCTCCTCCCCGCCGGCCTCCACCTCCACGGCTGCGCCGCCAACGCGCCTCCGCCCACTAAT GTGAGCTCCCATGGCGGTGGCGCGGCGGCGGCCGACTGGGTGGTCTGTCGCATTTTCAGGAGGGCCAGGCCAGCCCACCGCGCCCGCCTTGGTGAcgcgcaagaagaagaagaagagcacGCGGCGGTGGAGAGCGCGTCGTCCACGTCGTCGTGCGTCACCGACGCCTCCGGGACCATCGGCCAGGACGATGACGGCGACGAAGGGATCAGTGGCAGCTGCAGCGTCGCCTCCTCTAATTGA